In Epinephelus lanceolatus isolate andai-2023 chromosome 13, ASM4190304v1, whole genome shotgun sequence, the following are encoded in one genomic region:
- the traf3ip2a gene encoding E3 ubiquitin ligase TRAF3IP2 has protein sequence MDSFQGPCPHQSVPVETDERMTSSSLDLAWPPPCNQCSGHTETSKRPQEHGYEQVRGSAHSAGQWRLPQSQRQHQLEPRKAHHAVPQPRFLLPSHLGQMDPLDPAGVWLRGLRQQQMSLYEQDYMVNHSRDFAGPSNWPQDHSVEEEEFLEPPQSLKSNDNCTHYVPSRYPAARVHGPNPVQDSRLRQCACCPPANLPRHKNNNYHHKHEYPADPCEEPQHHQQSWNPPNNRLQLNKDDPNPPRGSVPLCVAPPRDVMHEVSVGLSLQAGPGPATREIRRTISLPEECRNVFITYSVDTAEQIIPFVKFLTDQGFDPAIDIFDNPVRRMGITKWMDRFLNDKSVLIIVVISPKYKEDVEGDGDDEHGLHTKYIHNQIQNEFIQQGCLNFRLVPVLFPNATKRHVPSWLQNTRIYQWPQHTQDLLLRLLREERYIIPQRGTDLTLTVRPL, from the exons ATGGACTCTTTTCAAG GGCCTTGCCCTCATCAGAGCGTTCCTGTTGAGACAGACGAGAGAATGACATCCTCCAGTCTGGACTTAGCCTGGCCTCCCCCTTGCAATCAGTGCAGTGGACATACAGAGACCAGCAAAAGGCCGCAAGAACATGGCTATGAGCAAGTTAGGGGGTCAGCACACAGTGCCGGCCAGTGGAGACTCCCTCAGAGCCAGCGCCAACACCAGCTTGAACCTAGAAAAGCCCATCATGCTGTCCCCCAACCTCGTTTCCTCCTCCCTTCACACTTAGGACAGATGGACCCCCTGGACCCTGCAGGTGTTTGGCTTCGTGGTctcagacagcagcagatgtCGTTATATGAACAGGACTACATGGTTAACCACAGTAGAGACTTTGCAGGACCTTCAAACTGGCCTCAGGATCACTctgtggaggaagaagaattCTTGGAGCCTCCTCAGTCACTGAAGTCTAACGATAACTGCACCCACTATGTCCCATCACGATACCCTGCAGCACGTGTGCACG GCCCCAATCCAGTGCAGGACAGTCGTCTCAGGCAGTGTGCTTGCTGTCCTCCGGCAAATCTGCCCCgtcacaaaaataataattatcatcACAAGCATGAGTACCCAGCGGATCCATGCGAGGAGCCCCAACACCACCAACAGTCATG GAATCCCCCAAATAATAGGCTGCAACTTAATAAAGATGATCCAAATCCCCCTCGTGGATCTGTGCCCCTTTGTGTGGCCCCTCCTAGAGATGTGATGCACGAGGTCAGTGTGGGTCTCTCCCTCCAGGCTGGTCCAGGGCCAGCCACAAGGGAGATCAGGAGGACCATCAGCCTACCTGAGGAGTGTA GGAACGTTTTCATCACATATTCAGTGGACACGGCCGAACAAATCATTCCTTTCGTCAAATTTCTGACTGATCAAGGGTTCGACCCAGCA ATTGACATCTTTGATAATCCAGTCCGCAGAATGGGCATCACCAAATGGATGGACAGATTTTTGAATGAC AAATCAGTGCTCATCATCGTGGTCATCAGCCCCAAGTACAAGGAGGACGTGGAGGGAGATGGAGATGACGAGCACGGCCTGCACACCAAGTACATTCACAACCAG ATCCAAAATGAGTTCATCCAACAAGGCTGCCTGAACTTCAGACTGGTCCCTGTGTTGTTTCCTAATGCAACCAAG AGACATGTCCCCAGCTGGCTCCAGAACACAAGGATCTACCAGTGGCCCCAGCACACCCAGGACCTGCTGCTGCGCCTGCTCAGGGAGGAGCGCTACATCATCCCACAGCGAGGGACTGACCTCACCCTCACTGTTCGCCCCctctga